Genomic window (Spirosoma sp. KCTC 42546):
AAAGCAGAGGTACTAAACTGAGCATATGCTGAATTGCTACAAACACAGAACAAAAATACGTTAACTATACAAATTGCAGTTAAATAGTTCACTAAACTATGAGACCGTTTTAAATACAGGAATTACTTAACAAAAAGTTTGCCTGTTACTAGTAATAATCTACTACCAACAGGTACTCTGTAAAACCAAATGAATTTATTGACATTCCAAGCAATCCCTCCTAACTTGGTAACTAGTCAAACCATTTTTCAAGATGTACCCAACTAAAGAATACGATGCCGAAGGCGATTATTACGGAGTGATTTACAGGGGTAGCCTGATTAAGCCTATTCTGGGAATTATGCTGGCTGTAGGCGTCTGGTGGTTCCTGAGGAGACGTAGATAAACAAATTTTCTTTACTCACAGCATCTCTGGAGGAAATGTTTTTTTTCTTTATTATTGATTTAGTGGTCTTTATGACAATTTTTAGCTACTAAATGCATCATGAGTTTGCTTTATAGAGTTTTAGTTGTTTATTTAACTTTTAGACCGTTTCGTACTATTTAAATCCTTATTGGTTCAAATAATCCGTTTTAGGTAAATCCAACTAAACAATATCTACGTATAGTGACTTTTATGAATATGTACTATTAGATTGGTTGGAATTCAGGTCAGTCATACAATTAATAAAACTCAACCACCATGATCACACAAACAAATGTCAGACTTCTAAAAGAGTACATTAAGACACTCGTGGCCACAGACGTAGAATTCCCTGGAATCTCTCCGCGTAGCTGGGGTAATGAGTTTAGTCGAACAGAACTGACAGCTATTTATTTCACCCTCAAATTTGTCATCAAGTCGGCAAATCCCAAAACACAGGTCCCCCTAATGCTGGCTTTCAAAAACGTACACCACCCTGGCATGAACATGCACTGGTTCTTGTGTGATTTCAGTCCGGAAATCATCCCCCTATTGACTAAACATAACGCATCCGAAATTCAGTATCCATCAACAAAAACTCCCAAAACACCTCAGGGTTTAGATCTGGCTCTGTTAACTTTGGTCAATGAAGCCGCTTAATGCATCAAACTAGTCAACTAATTAGTAGACGCACTAACAGTATTGAAAAACAAAACTACCCGAGTATTTAAATACAAGTACGACTTATAAACTAACATAAAGCAGCCCCTTCTAGTACGATGGGGCTGCTTTGGTGTTTTAGTGGCTTTCGGGAGAAAGTTCTACTGTTCCGGATAGATAGCGAAAAGCATTTTCGGAAACAATATAGATACATATATCAACAAATGAAAACATGGTAATTGCTAGACTAGTTGTTAATAAAAAAACGCTGACCCCACTGAAGTCCGCGTTTCCGATTCTATCCACACCAGCCAAACACCCGCAGGCGAATGGCCCTCAATTCGTTAATTATAGCAGTACAATTACCCAGACAGTTGTGGCAACCAAGACAATGAGTGTGCAAAGTATATAGTTTAAAATGGCTGAATGGTAATTACGGGTATTCATGATATACAAGTTACGGGGGTACGGTTTATTCATTAGATACAGATTGTCAGAATAGGCACAAAATATCTATTAAAAGGTAGTTTATTCAGATTTCTAGAGAAGCGGTTTTCGTCAGAGCGATTGGACAAAATTTCAACTTCGTTAAACCCGCTCAGGAAAAACTAACTCAAACTGCTTCTCAAGGCCACTTATTAAGAATATAGCAGTACGATAAATTAAAAAAAATCAATTTTGAACCCTTTTTTGTTACCAAATAATAAATATCGACAATAACTTAAAAATGAATCCGGTACTTTAAAATCCCGTATACTTAGCTTGTGAAATTTATGTTTTCTCCTCCTAATGAGAGTAAGCGATTAGAAGCGTTACAGCGTTACCAGATTCTGGACACCTTGCCTGATAAAGCATTTGACAGGCTAACAGAACTGGCATCGTTGATTTGTGAAGTACCCATTTCGTTGGTAACGTTGCTCGACGATCAGCGGCAATGGTTCAAGTCTAAGGTAGGAATTGATGTAGATGAAACCAGCCGTGATGTTGCCTTTTGCCGGTATGCAATTTTGGATAGCACCCACTTTGAGGTAGAAGATGCTACACAGGACACTCGCTTCAAGGAAAACCCATTCGTCACATCCGATCCTCACGTCCGATTTTATGCTGGTTATCCCCTGACTGATCCCGATGGTTATGCGTTAGGGACGCTTTGTGTACTTGATAGCTCCCCCAGAAAACTTACCGAAAGCCAGCAAAAAGCGTTACAACTACTGGCCGACATGGCCATTGCCCTCATTGTTGAACACCGACAAAAACAGGAGCTTATTTACTTTGAGAATCTTTTTACGCTCTCCAATGATTTGATCTTTGTAGCCGGTGCCGACGGTTATTTAAAAAAAATGAACCCAGCCTTTCAGCAGGTACTGGGCTGGGATGAATCCTTTTTACTAACAACTCCTTTTTTCGATCTGGTACACCCAGATGAACGGCTGGCTACTGAACAGGAAATCAGCCAATTGGTTACAGGTAACCTGACCATCAATTTCACCCATCGGTTCCGTTGCAAAAATGGAACATACCGCCATCTCCAATGGGTAGCTACGCCCGAGCCTGCCACGGGCTATCTGTTTGCCGTTGCCCGGGATGTTACCGACGAAAAACAGAGGGAGTTTCAACTGTATCAGTCTGAAAATAGATTCCGCTCTTTCTTCGAAAATTCGCAGGGACTCATGTGTATACATGACCTGGAGGGTACACTTATAACTGTGAACGCAGCTGGCGCTCAGGCACTAGGCTATCTGCCCGAAGAACTGATTGGCCGTCGTTTGAGAGATATAGTTCCCCAGGAGCAACATGCAGGGTTCGACGCTTATCTGGAAACCATTCGTAAAACCGGTAGAGCCAGCGGGATTATGCATACGCTCCATAAAAATGGCTCACTTCATATCTGGCTCTTTACCAATATTCTGGAAAATGATCTGAATGGCGATCCATTCATTATCGGAAATGCCATTGATATTACTCGGCGGCATCAATTGGAAGCCGATTTGAAATGGACTAAGCAAATGTTGGAGCAAACCAACGAGGTAGCCAGAATCGGTACATGGGAAGCAGACTTTATCAAAGAAACCATGTACTGGTCGACTGTTACGAAACTGATTCATGAAGTACCCAATGACTTTACGCCACAGCTGGATACAGGCCACACCTTCTTTAGAGGAAAAAACTATGACCTAATTGTCGAGTCTGTCAATCGGGCAATCACCGAAGGGATTCCATTTGATATTGAATTGCAGATCGTTACGGCGGCAGAGCGGGAAGTGTGGGTTCGCGTGCTCGGTACACCTGAATTAAAGGAGGGAGCTTACAAACGGTTGTATGGTACGTTCCAGGATATTGATGAGAAGAAAAAAGCAGAACAGGCCTTAGTCAACGAAAAACTACGACTGGCCGCTTTTGTCGAGCATGCCCCGGCAGCTGTAGCTATGTTCGACCGGAACGTTACCTATCTGGCAGTAAGTAATCGCTGGATGGAGGATTATCATTTAGCAGGGAGTGTTATTGGCTTATCGCATTTTGATGTATTTCCAAATCTATCCGATACCTGGAAAGCCGTCTTTGACCGTTGCATTAACGGAGCCGTAGAGAAAAACGATGAATACGTTAGGCGGCCCGAAGGGTGGGATCACGATCAATACATATGCTGGGAAATCAGACCTTGGTACCAGTTCGATGGGTCGATTGGAGGTATTATGATGTTTACTCAGGATATTACAGAATCCTGTCTGCAACGGGAAGAATTGAAAAAAGCAAAGTTACAGGCGGAACAAGCCAGTGTTGCCAAATCTGAATTTCTGGCTAATATGAGTCATGAAATCAGAACCCCGCTCAATGGGGTAATTGGCTTTACCGACCTGGTTCTTAAAACATCCCTGAATGAAACCCAGCATCAATATCTGT
Coding sequences:
- a CDS encoding PAS domain S-box protein; its protein translation is MFSPPNESKRLEALQRYQILDTLPDKAFDRLTELASLICEVPISLVTLLDDQRQWFKSKVGIDVDETSRDVAFCRYAILDSTHFEVEDATQDTRFKENPFVTSDPHVRFYAGYPLTDPDGYALGTLCVLDSSPRKLTESQQKALQLLADMAIALIVEHRQKQELIYFENLFTLSNDLIFVAGADGYLKKMNPAFQQVLGWDESFLLTTPFFDLVHPDERLATEQEISQLVTGNLTINFTHRFRCKNGTYRHLQWVATPEPATGYLFAVARDVTDEKQREFQLYQSENRFRSFFENSQGLMCIHDLEGTLITVNAAGAQALGYLPEELIGRRLRDIVPQEQHAGFDAYLETIRKTGRASGIMHTLHKNGSLHIWLFTNILENDLNGDPFIIGNAIDITRRHQLEADLKWTKQMLEQTNEVARIGTWEADFIKETMYWSTVTKLIHEVPNDFTPQLDTGHTFFRGKNYDLIVESVNRAITEGIPFDIELQIVTAAEREVWVRVLGTPELKEGAYKRLYGTFQDIDEKKKAEQALVNEKLRLAAFVEHAPAAVAMFDRNVTYLAVSNRWMEDYHLAGSVIGLSHFDVFPNLSDTWKAVFDRCINGAVEKNDEYVRRPEGWDHDQYICWEIRPWYQFDGSIGGIMMFTQDITESCLQREELKKAKLQAEQASVAKSEFLANMSHEIRTPLNGVIGFTDLVLKTSLNETQHQYLSIVDQSANALLSIINDILDFSKIEAGKLELAIEKVDVYEISSQAAGIITYQAQNKGLEMLLNLPADLPRFIYIDSVRLKQILVNLLGNAVKFTEKGEIELKIKPLTDPEQDCVTYRFEVRDTGIGIKPEMQERIFDAFSQEDASTTKKYGGTGLGLTISNKLLGLMGSRLELVSKPGEGSCFSFDVQLKTEVGDPINWQDISLIKNVLIVDDNENNRLILRQMFLLKQIIVDEARNGFEALQLLAQNKQYDVIIMDYHMPYMDGLETIEKIRANFSSPTDTQAIILLHSSSDDERLIKASESLSINQRLVKPVKMTELFRALSRLGQQNDQPVLVEAASQQVDVGNQPVKLLLVEDNKVNQLLARTYVGKLIPNAQIMEAYNGQEAIDMYKQLLPDLILMDIQMPVMNGYEATQRIRELEQGRRIPIIALTAGTVKGEREKCLAAGMDDFVTKPIVEASMAALFQKWLGTLATDTPAPLKTQEVQDHFNLDVLKNIAGQDLDFISSLMEAAESELTNSLSVLAKEAEASHLAGLQAAGHKLRGTALSAGMPTLAQLAYKLEHLDHFEAGLVRELLDHTQSEIKLVISLMADTLKATAAM